In a single window of the Branchiostoma floridae strain S238N-H82 chromosome 2, Bfl_VNyyK, whole genome shotgun sequence genome:
- the LOC118409816 gene encoding alpha-2,8-sialyltransferase 8B-like: MSLSLLFDSPHNLRSINLDTIPMANICRLLPSSKAELYMFPHRNITREYFDPRKNIIDFDDIDVFLEKCNPATFTLLNSAGVPCDVTHTHVNHYRTCAVVGNGGILLNSGCGAEIDAHDFVIRNNLPPTASYANDVGKKTDLTTINHAKLWEVCSNLGPKNKTVRKAILTRLSESPGMIFSYSLSTVGSPGRSKLKAIDRVIRDNKIPVTLAFSHQSAMGNKGLYSKLAGKRWRVPSTGLNTFALASTFCDRISMYGYYPLQKYNNRNVSYHYYDRGGYGHWHKMDQEFAMFQEFHNQGVIRHVIGECNSD; the protein is encoded by the exons ATGAGCCTGTCATTGCTTTTTGACTCCCCTCATAATTTGCGATCAATAAATCTAGATACGATACCAATGGCCAATATTTGCAGGTTACTACCCTCATCTAAAGCAGAACTGTACATGTTTCCACACAGAAACATCACACGAGAGTATTTCGACCCAAGAAAGAACATCATTGATTTCGATGACATCGACGTCTTTTTGGAGAAGTGCAACCCGGCAACATTCACACTTCTAAACTCTGCAGGGGTGCCCTGTGACGTCACGCACACACATGTCAATCATTATCGAACATGCGCAGTGGTAGGGAACGGAGGGATACTGCTGAACAGCGGCTGTGGTGCGGAGATAGACGCTCACGACTTCGTCATTCGGAACAACCTCCCGCCAACTGCTTCGTACGCCAACGATGTTGGGAAGAAGACCGACCTCACAACGATAAACCATGCAAAACTGTGGGAAGTCTGCTCAAACTTAGGACCAAAGAACAAGACAGTGAGAAAAGCTATCCTTACCCGACTGAGTGAGTCGCCAGGGATGATATTCAGTTATTCACTTTCCACTGTGGGCTCTCCCGGGCGCAGTAAACTCAAGGCCATAGATCGAGTCATCAGAGACAACAAAATCCCCGTTACACTAGCGTTCTCACACCAGTCTGCAATGGGCAACAAAGG TTTGTACAGCAAACTTGCCGGGAAACGTTGGAGAGTCCCGTCCACGGGCCTGAACACCTTCGCCCTGGCCTCGACCTTCTGTGACAGGATCTCCATGTACGGGTACTACCCcctacaaaaatacaacaacagaAACGTCTCTTACCACTACTATGACAGAGGAGGATATGGTCACTGGCACAAGATGGACCAAGAGTTCGCCATGTTTCAGGAGTTCCACAATCAAGGAGTAATCAGACATGTTATAGGCGAGTGTAATTCTGACTGA
- the LOC118403308 gene encoding proton-coupled folate transporter-like has translation MAAPKDETQAINRVSGDCSETRPLLEKHENDNRSPSRWRAPMEPLTVLVLLAGCFQDSVYEQYFYYYQCKRYNVTFSFGSNASKCENTTIPVRENQITAQAQAARMALYHNVALYSTVCISSILLGVWSDRSRRRKIAIVPSVFAGMVKATVYLLFISLDLPFYTFFLPGIVLSGSLCYYFSALAGMYAYMADITSPSQRTFRLAVLYMCEGLGAGAAAFLSGYWLDRQRSFTNPIWLSLGLFGFCFIYSAFLVQDNSHVEEKPSFCAHLRKVGGLFKARSGSDDKRWRLWCYYIGHLLDIFSQGGFSVIAILYMMNSPFCWDPTSVGTFSASMNVGTTVFSAAGIRFFRRWMDDHWIAQIGMASHVLGCVFMAFAPYFPNTRTILYFVCGSCYDYETCYASPFSPVPCVMILNKMQISVLRGRMSLLVDRDQQGLIFALSSCVAGFLILLQSVVFLSVYRATLHWFPGFGFILAAALDVLVAAMVAFLHCHSRASGETSVNESKIN, from the exons ATGGCAGCTCCCAAGGACGAGACTCAAGCAATAAATCGCGTCTCAGGCGACTGTTCAGAAACACGCCCCCTTCTGGAGAAACACGAGAATGACAACCGATCTCCTAGCAGGTGGCGAGCCCCGATGGAGCCCCTCACTGTACTTGTTCTACTCGCCGGTTGCTTTCAGGACAGCGTGTATGAACAATACTTTTACTACTATCAGTGCAAGAGATATAACGTGACCTTCTCATTTGGTTCAAACGCCTCGAAGTGTGAGAACACGACAATTCCGGTACGCGAGAACCAAATAACGGCACAAGCCCAGGCCGCCAGAATGGCTCTTTACCACAATGTTGCCCTCTACTCTACCGTGTGCATTTCCTCCATTTTACTCGGAGTGTGGAGTGATCGGAGTCGCCGGAGAAAGATCGCCATCGTGCCTTCAGTCTTCGCGGGCATGGTTAAGGCTACCGTGTACCTACTCTTCATATCGCTTGATCTAcctttttacacatttttccTCCCCGGTATTGTCCTCTCTGGCTCGCTGTGCTACTACTTTTCTGCTTTAGCTGGTATGTATGCCTACATGGCCGATATAACCTCTCCAAGTCAGCGCACGTTCCGTCTGGCggtactgtacatgtgcgaGGGGTTAGGAGCAGGTGCCGCAGCCTTTCTCTCTGGTTACTGGCTTGATCGGCAAAGATCGTTTACCAATCCAATATGGCTATCCCTTGGACTTTTCGGTTTCTGCTTCATTTACTCAGCTTTCTTAGTTCAAGATAACTCCCACGTGGAAGAAAAACCGTCTTTCTGTGCCCATCTCCGTAAAGTTGGgggattgttcaaagcaaggtccgGCTCTGACGACAAGCGGTGGAGACTGTGGTGCTATTATATCGGTCACCTTCTCGACATTTTTTCACAAGGCGGGTTCTCGGTCATTGCTATCCTGTACATGATGAACTCGCCCTTCTGTTGGGACCCCACGTCAGTTGGAACGTTCAGTGCCAGTATGAATGTGGGGACCACGGTCTTCAGTGCCGCCGGAATTCGGTTCTTCAGGCGCTGGATGGACGACCACTGGATAGCACAGATAGGGATGGCCTCCCATGTGCTTGGATGTGTCTTCATGGCGTTTGCTCCCTATTTTCCTAACACAAGGACAATTCTCTATTTTG TTTGTGGTTCTTGCTATGATTACGAAACTTGCTACGCTTCTCCCTTTTCTCCAGTGCCATGTGTCATGATTCTCAACAAGATGCAGATATCTGTGCTGAGAGGCCGGATGTCACTGCTGGTGGACCGGGATCAACAAG GGTTGATCTTCGCCCTGAGTTCCTGTGTGGCAGGTTTCCTGATCCTGTTGCAGTCCGTAGTGTTCCTGTCCGTGTACCGGGCCACCCTGCACTGGTTCCCGGGCTTCGGCTTCATCCTAGCCGCAGCGCTGGACGTCTTGGTCGCCGCTATGGTCgc ATTTCTCCACTGTCACTCAAGGGCGTCCGGTGAAACCAGTGTCAACGAGTCAAAAATCAACTGA
- the LOC118410272 gene encoding uncharacterized protein LOC118410272, which produces MASEFHAALDWTILSVPNTICVYWRALSLLYCAVAALTSGDSTSTYGVLLTGLSLMEIPIVYFRYGHFVVVTTKILNQAMLCVMLILVHNIREKREVPMSVRHRVCYSLLVENCAAYNLTWNYIQTVVLASAMLAQDFGVGPQAVSSVNLVLFSICVLFTMSIELVFPRTFQWTVAAHVPLQMYVFYQLNQHSAVNAQTVCALVALNALLLVSKIIPPRKGTKYLTFSLEKYNQNKGVDTLFSVV; this is translated from the coding sequence ATGGCTTCTGAGTTTCACGCGGCCTTGGATTGGACCATTCTAAGCGTCCCCAACACCATCTGCGTATACTGGAGAGCGCTGTCCCTACTGTACTGCGCCGTGGCTGCCCTGACCTCGGGGGACAGTACTAGCACCTACGGTGTCCTTCTCACGGGGTTGAGTCTCATGGAAATACCCATAGTGTACTTCCGCTACGGCCACTTTGTTGTGGTCACCACCAAGATTTTGAACCAGGCCATGCTGTGCGTGATGCTGATCCTGGTCCACAACATCCGTGAGAAGCGGGAGGTCCCAATGTCCGTCCGTCACCGCGTGTGTTACTCCCTGTTGGTGGAGAACTGTGCCGCCTACAACCTGACCTGGAACTACATCCAGACCGTGGTGCTCGCCAGCGCCATGCTCGCTCAAGACTTCGGCGTCGGGCCACAAGCCGTGTCGTCTGTAAATCTGGTTCTGTTCTCAATCTGCGTACTGTTCACCATGTCTATCGAGTTAGTCTTTCCACGTACGTTCCAGTGGACTGTAGCGGCACATGTGCCCCTCCAGATGTATGTTTTCTATCAGCTCAATCAGCACTCAGCTGTAAACGCCCAAACCGTGTGCGCCCTGGTCGCCTTAAACGCATTGTTGTTGGTGTCAAAAATAATTCCTCCAAGAAAGGGTACTAAATATCTGACATTCTCTCTGGAAAAATATAATCAAAACAAAGGTGTAGACACGCTGTTTTCGGTGGTCTAG
- the LOC118410243 gene encoding RIIa domain-containing protein 1-like, giving the protein MLLRKTKMAEGVAKPQRDPPQGMEPFDRGALSEEQQAKLNQFKVQTRLGNERYLREHPEVSCMVSGFLSDVLAKKPENIREFAAEYFRNPELPDQVRKEVAAQEEKKRIAAQAKKRL; this is encoded by the exons ATGTTGTTGaggaaaacaaagatggcggaaggTGTGGCGAAACCGCAGCGGGATCCTCCGCAGGGGATGGAACCGTTCGATCGAGGCGCTCTCAGTGAGGAACAACAGGCCAAGCTCAATCAGTTCAAG GTGCAGACCAGGTTAGGTAATGAGCGTTATCTCAGGGAGCATCCGGAAGTCTCCTGTATGGTGTCTGGCTTCCTCAG TGATGTCTTGGCGAAGAAACCAGAAAATATCAGGGAGTTTGCTGCGG AATACTTCAGGAACCCAGAGCTCCCTGACCAAGTCAGGAAGGAAGTTGCAGCacaagaagagaagaaaaggaTAGCAGCACAGGCTAAGAAGAGATTGTAA